The genomic segment GTCAGGAACGGCCACAGCCGGTTCCTGCCCGGCCGCGGACCGTAGACTCGCCGACCTTGCTCCGCTGGCTCGCCGCTCGCTCAATCGCGTCGTCGAACTCGTTTGGATCCCAGTCGACGATCTCAGCGCCGTTTTCTTTCAACTTATCAGGGATGTCCTCGTCGGAGATATCGTCATCGACCTTGATTGCGACTAGGCCGTTGCCTTCCTTGAGCGAGCGCTCAACCTCGTAATCGACCCAGTCGCTGTCTTTCGTGTTCTCGCCGACCATGACGACGGTGACCGAGGTACCTTTCATTTCGTCCCGGATGCAGCTACGAATGTAGTCGTCGTTTGTGCTGTCTACAGGGTCGAGGAGGTGTCGGTCGTGGAAGGAGACATCGACGTTGTTGTTCCAGCGGAGCAGCCGGAAGCCTTTCGCTTTCATGCGGTCGCTTCCTTCGTAACTGATGAAGACGCGGCGGGTCGGCATTGGTGATGGCGGCCTGGAAAGCCGTGCTTATTGATAAAACGTGGCTAGGCCTCTTGTGCCTTTCGCGTAGTAATCTCCCAGTACCGGTTTTCCTGGCTGGTGAGCGCCAGCACCCGATCGACGAACACCTGCTCAGGATCGTCTACACCCTCGTACTCATCCGTCCGCGTCTTGAACATCTGTTCTTCCCGCCGCAGGCCTTCGGCGGTGGTTCGGTAGTTCATCCACTTCTTTTGATAGTTGAGATAGGATTCGAGTGCCTCCAAGATGATAAGCAGGACCGCAGCGATGATGATTGTGTTCTTCCAGACCGTGCTGCTCGTCACAGGGAACAGCGACACGGCGACAGGTAGGATGGCGGCCAGCACGATCTGTGCGCCCTTCATTAACCGATGCATCCATTTGTTACGAACCGCCTTGTCGTCATACCACTCGAACTGTCCTTCGTAGAACTCGTAGAATTCGTCGAAATTATCTACCATCGGTAAGGCTCCACGGTCACAGAATCGACTCTTCCTCAATCTTCGTCCACCGGTCGTCCAGCAGTGCTTCGAGGTCGACGTCCAGATTCTCCGCGGCGATGAGCAGATCCGAGACGATCTCGACGGTCTCCTCTTCGAGCAGTTCCCGGGTGTTCATCGGCTCCATGTGGTCGAGGGATTCCATCGCATTCGACATGCTGCCGGCGGGCGCGGCCATCCGCTGGAACAGCCAGTCCTGGACCTCCTCCGAATCCATCGGGTCGTCAGCTGGATCCAGCTGTTCCGCCCATTCTGCGACGCCCTCGGCTTCGATCCCGAACATCTCCTCCAGCTGCGCCTGCAGGTCCAGGTTGAGCGTGTTCGCCGCCGCGAGGGCGACGATGAAGCTGTCCGCCAGCGTCTTTTCGAGTTGTTCCATCCGCGTCTCCTCGTCGGCGTAGTCTCGGGAGAGGCGGCCTACGTATTTCGAGAAGTGCAGGACGTAGTGGTTCATCCTGTCGGGATACGGAAGCGTGTAGACATCCCGGTGATGTCCTTCGTCGTGCTCCTGCTGCCGTTTCTGCAGGTCAAGGAGGTCTGTGGAGTCGGTCATGCGTTGATCGCTCGGTCGGGAATAACCCCGCCTCCATTATCACAGTTAGGGCACAGTTTCAGCGGGGCCTCGTTCTCGAACTCATGCTCGCAGAGCAGGCAGAACCAGTCGGACACGCCTCTAGAGGTGATAAGATCGAGATCGACGTCGAACTCGTCGACCTTCTGCTCTAGGATTTCCTTATTGCCGTCATCCTCGTCCGTGGTCGCCATCTCGACGTAGTTCTCCACGGACTCCCAGTCGAAACTGTCCTCCCGCTCCCAGGTCGGGTACCGGTACTCGTGGTACCGCTTGTTGATCCGTTCCAGCCGCCGGATCTCCTCGATATACCGCTCAGAATAATCCTCGCGGTCGTGGAGGAGGGCGAGGAGGTCGGCGGTCCGGTCGGGACCGACCAGCTTCTTCCGGAACCCGCTCTGGATCCCGTCGAACCCTGTCTCCTCGGCGACGGTCTCGAAACTGATCGGTGGATAGACCCAGTGCATCTCGTCGGCCACCAGTCGATAATCATCCTGGATGCTACCGTCCCGGTAGTTGGTGAGCAGTGGCCAGCCCAAGGAGTGCCAGCCGATGTGGTAGTATCCGGCGAGGTGGCGGTCGCCGTGGTAGTTGGTGCAGAAGAAGAGATAGGGGCGGTCGTTCTTGACCAGGCCGGAGCGGATGTCCCGGGTGCAGGTAGAGCAGAGGCCGTAACTCATCGTTTCGAGGTTCGGATCGCTCTTGTTGTCGTTGACCTTGGTGACCTCTCGGACCGGATACTTGCTGATGTCGTCCTCGCAGTAGTAGAGCGTCAGATAGCTCTTGGCGTCCTCCGATGCATTATGCTCCTCCCACGGATCGTTGGGGGGCATGAAGTCGCGTGCAGCATCGGAATCATATCTCATACTACGTAGAGATGCGATCCTCCGGCCGCCTAAAGGTTTCTCCGCACGAATGTTCGCTCGGTAAAACGGGTTCCCGTAAGATTCAATGAGTCAACGGCTGGTTTACACAGCATACGAGTAATGTCTCAATCCTTATCGAAGCCCGACGAGATCAGGGATAGTCTCGACCAAGATACGCTTGACCTGTTCTGGCGGTTCATCACCGAACGTCAGCAGGTGTGGTATCGTCGGGTGGTTGAGGGGCAGCAGTCGCCGTGGACGGACGACGATATTCTCCAAGAATACCGGTTCACGAACGTTTATCGCGAGCTCGATCCCGGGACGCAGTACGTCATCCAGCACATCCTCGAGGTCGATGCGTCCCGGCAGGACAAGATCTTCAATGTGATGCTGTACCGGTTGATCGGCCGGCTGGAGACGCACGACTATCTCGGGTTCCAGTCGCTCGACGACTTCGACGCGGCCGAGTTTGAGGCCCAGTTGAAACATCGGCGCGACGAGCTGGACGAGACAGTGTTCACCGGGGCGTACATGGTCAGCGGCTACAACCACATGGGGTCATCCGACAAAGTCGAGAACGTGGCTGCGCTCTTCGACGAGCTCACCGCGGACCCCAACTTCTTTGACCAGGTGCTCGCAGCCGATTCGCTGGAGGATGCCTACGACCTGATCCGGGCGCAACCTGGGTTCGGGAACTTTCTCTCCTATCAGACCCTTGTGGACCTCCTGTATCCCGTCGATTCCTACGACGGTGATAGCGTACTCTCGTTCTCACCTGACGACTGGTCGTCACCGGGACCGGGCGCGCAGAAGGGATTGAAGCAACTTGTCACCGAGTTCAACGGATTCGACCGGCTTGCCGTAATGCGGTGGCTACGCCAGCACCAGCAAGAGGAGTTCGACCGGCTTGATTTGGATTTTCCTTTCCTGGAAACGGAGGAGGGCGACCCGCTGGAACTGTCGCTGGCGAACATCCAGAACTGTCTCTGCGAGTTCTACAAGTACCACAAGATCCTGCACTCGAACGGCCGTGCCCGCCGATGCTTCCGGGACTCCGAGGCCCGGTCCGGAAACGAGCTGCGGAGCATCTACGAAACGGCACCACACATCCGGGTTCCGGAACGGAGCAAGATATAAATCCGGCAGTCCGTAAGCGGAGGT from the Natronomonas gomsonensis genome contains:
- a CDS encoding nucleotide kinase domain-containing protein — encoded protein: MSQSLSKPDEIRDSLDQDTLDLFWRFITERQQVWYRRVVEGQQSPWTDDDILQEYRFTNVYRELDPGTQYVIQHILEVDASRQDKIFNVMLYRLIGRLETHDYLGFQSLDDFDAAEFEAQLKHRRDELDETVFTGAYMVSGYNHMGSSDKVENVAALFDELTADPNFFDQVLAADSLEDAYDLIRAQPGFGNFLSYQTLVDLLYPVDSYDGDSVLSFSPDDWSSPGPGAQKGLKQLVTEFNGFDRLAVMRWLRQHQQEEFDRLDLDFPFLETEEGDPLELSLANIQNCLCEFYKYHKILHSNGRARRCFRDSEARSGNELRSIYETAPHIRVPERSKI
- a CDS encoding zinc-ribbon domain-containing protein produces the protein MRYDSDAARDFMPPNDPWEEHNASEDAKSYLTLYYCEDDISKYPVREVTKVNDNKSDPNLETMSYGLCSTCTRDIRSGLVKNDRPYLFFCTNYHGDRHLAGYYHIGWHSLGWPLLTNYRDGSIQDDYRLVADEMHWVYPPISFETVAEETGFDGIQSGFRKKLVGPDRTADLLALLHDREDYSERYIEEIRRLERINKRYHEYRYPTWEREDSFDWESVENYVEMATTDEDDGNKEILEQKVDEFDVDLDLITSRGVSDWFCLLCEHEFENEAPLKLCPNCDNGGGVIPDRAINA
- a CDS encoding TIR domain-containing protein, which codes for MPTRRVFISYEGSDRMKAKGFRLLRWNNNVDVSFHDRHLLDPVDSTNDDYIRSCIRDEMKGTSVTVVMVGENTKDSDWVDYEVERSLKEGNGLVAIKVDDDISDEDIPDKLKENGAEIVDWDPNEFDDAIERAASQRSKVGESTVRGRAGTGCGRS
- a CDS encoding DUF4231 domain-containing protein gives rise to the protein MVDNFDEFYEFYEGQFEWYDDKAVRNKWMHRLMKGAQIVLAAILPVAVSLFPVTSSTVWKNTIIIAAVLLIILEALESYLNYQKKWMNYRTTAEGLRREEQMFKTRTDEYEGVDDPEQVFVDRVLALTSQENRYWEITTRKAQEA